The proteins below come from a single Desulforegula conservatrix Mb1Pa genomic window:
- a CDS encoding GHMP family kinase ATP-binding protein, producing MIIVRTPLRISFVGGGSDMPAFYDREEGMVVCTAIDKYVYAIIKERFDDLIYVNYSIKECVSSVSEIKHDLVREAMRITGVDKGVEITTLADIPSSGSGLGSSSSITVALLHALYTYKNVLVTAEQLAEEACRIEIDIMGKPIGRQDQYAAAFGGINKFTFKKDHVTLREKVNLQPHQIRKFAGSILLFYTGIARSADLILSEQKSNLKSTDKFENMKKMASLVDPFIDCLRDGNIEGCGKLLAVNWELKQQMASGISNETTDEMYRKAIEAGAYSGKIAGAGGGGFMFLLAPVDKQEQISKALSEYRELPFMIEEGGSKVIFDYRSYTSK from the coding sequence ATGATAATTGTAAGGACACCACTTAGAATAAGTTTTGTTGGCGGAGGTTCAGACATGCCTGCTTTTTATGACAGAGAAGAAGGCATGGTTGTCTGCACGGCAATCGATAAATATGTTTACGCAATAATCAAGGAACGATTTGATGATCTTATATATGTAAACTATTCCATAAAAGAATGCGTAAGCAGTGTTTCTGAAATCAAGCATGACCTGGTACGGGAGGCCATGCGCATAACAGGCGTGGATAAAGGCGTCGAGATTACCACTCTTGCTGATATACCGTCTTCGGGATCCGGTCTTGGCAGCTCAAGTTCTATAACTGTGGCTCTTCTTCACGCACTTTACACTTATAAGAATGTGCTTGTTACAGCTGAACAGCTTGCTGAAGAAGCATGCAGAATTGAAATAGATATAATGGGAAAACCCATAGGCAGACAGGATCAGTACGCAGCGGCTTTCGGCGGTATAAACAAATTCACTTTCAAGAAAGATCATGTCACACTTAGAGAGAAGGTGAATCTTCAGCCGCATCAAATCAGGAAATTCGCAGGCTCCATACTTCTTTTTTATACTGGAATCGCAAGGAGTGCAGATCTGATACTCAGTGAGCAGAAATCTAACCTGAAAAGCACTGATAAATTCGAAAACATGAAAAAGATGGCCTCACTTGTTGACCCTTTTATTGATTGCCTTAGGGACGGAAACATAGAGGGCTGCGGAAAGCTGCTTGCAGTAAACTGGGAACTGAAGCAGCAGATGGCAAGCGGAATATCAAATGAAACCACGGATGAAATGTACAGAAAAGCCATCGAAGCTGGAGCATATTCCGGCAAAATTGCCGGAGCCGGTGGTGGTGGATTCATGTTTCTGCTTGCACCAGTTGATAAGCAGGAACAAATTTCAAAAGCACTTAGTGAATACCGTGAACTGCCATTTATGATTGAGGAAGGCGGAAGCAAGGTTATTTTTGATTACAGATCGTATACAAGCAAATAA
- a CDS encoding LPS-assembly protein LptD — protein sequence MCIFSVVIFFLSLSYAFSVHCEDSHDFFGIGNSDEKTAWQLFADRIVYEKDGLILLEGNAEITGENKNIHADYIKYDTVSKTALARGNVKMNWGKDKIESEALKLNIKEETGTIFDGHLFVEESHFYLKSSRLEKIADQRYVADNVLFSSCDGDEKDWQISGKNLDVTINGYGSMDDASLMAKDAPIAYSPYFFFPVKVKRQSGFLLPELGYSTRKGSEYQQPYYWAINDNTDATFYANTMTLRGIKTGLEYRYNLDKESLGILMAEYIDDQKKDNGSPESSNDWGYTHDTWDRENSDRYWIRMKADHQFSDYGLKGKLDLDFVSDQDYLLEFSGRQTGYDDTSGTYTKYFGRHLDGNDENVRLNRMNLSKTTEIFSLNTDVAWYDDVIARTQNVKDETIKYLPRMQFGTTMLPFGDSSLLASFGGNYTDFYSIDGKNGDRMSVFGEAHTPKQISNFLILDPYVGLTQTLWADRTEDRETAKDIHSRSIYNVGVNLGSRLSRTYNTDFSGARDLLHNIEPSIGFSYIPDKNQEVLPDFDGRDIIKKSKNITWSLTNTLIGADKDIAEEGITRFNRMCRLYFEQSYDINKAEEKNQQPFTPLLTELSITPYPNLLLEADSEWSVYDYDFVSHNIKMIIKSDSGHAALLEYRNTDKDNDESKTGIESFKSGLELAMTSQIKAYGLFEKDILNGKTIETVTGLRYSKQCWATDINYADKENEERITLLFSLSGLGDFGVAAPQL from the coding sequence TTGTGCATATTTTCAGTAGTTATATTCTTTTTATCGCTTTCATATGCTTTTTCAGTTCATTGTGAGGACTCCCATGATTTCTTCGGAATCGGCAATAGTGATGAAAAGACTGCATGGCAACTTTTTGCGGACAGAATAGTATATGAAAAGGACGGCCTGATTCTGCTTGAAGGAAACGCAGAAATCACAGGCGAGAATAAAAACATCCATGCAGATTATATCAAATATGACACTGTTTCAAAAACAGCCCTTGCCAGGGGAAATGTAAAAATGAACTGGGGTAAGGACAAAATCGAAAGCGAAGCTCTTAAACTAAATATCAAGGAAGAAACAGGAACAATTTTTGATGGTCATCTATTTGTTGAAGAAAGCCATTTTTATCTTAAGTCCTCACGTCTTGAAAAAATTGCGGATCAAAGATACGTGGCTGACAATGTTCTTTTTTCAAGCTGTGACGGAGATGAAAAGGACTGGCAGATATCAGGGAAAAATCTTGACGTCACCATAAACGGCTACGGTTCGATGGATGACGCTTCTTTGATGGCAAAAGATGCTCCCATAGCGTATTCTCCTTATTTCTTTTTTCCTGTTAAGGTCAAACGCCAGAGTGGTTTTCTTTTGCCTGAACTTGGTTATTCAACAAGAAAAGGGTCAGAATACCAGCAACCTTATTATTGGGCCATAAATGATAATACAGACGCGACATTTTATGCCAATACAATGACCCTGAGGGGTATCAAAACAGGCCTTGAATACAGATATAATCTCGATAAGGAAAGCCTTGGCATACTCATGGCTGAATATATAGATGATCAGAAAAAAGATAACGGATCTCCAGAGTCATCAAATGACTGGGGATACACCCACGATACCTGGGACAGAGAAAACAGCGACCGATACTGGATCAGAATGAAAGCCGATCATCAATTCAGTGATTACGGCTTAAAAGGAAAACTTGATCTTGATTTTGTTAGTGACCAGGATTATCTGCTCGAATTTTCAGGAAGACAGACTGGTTATGATGACACATCAGGTACATACACAAAATACTTCGGCAGACATCTTGATGGAAATGACGAAAACGTCAGATTGAACAGAATGAATCTTTCAAAGACAACGGAAATATTTTCGCTCAATACCGACGTAGCATGGTATGATGACGTAATTGCAAGAACCCAAAATGTGAAAGATGAAACAATTAAATATCTCCCAAGAATGCAGTTTGGGACCACAATGCTGCCTTTTGGAGATTCTTCCCTACTCGCAAGCTTTGGAGGAAACTACACTGATTTCTACAGCATAGATGGTAAAAATGGAGACAGAATGTCAGTATTCGGAGAAGCCCATACTCCGAAGCAAATCAGCAATTTCCTGATACTTGACCCATACGTTGGCCTTACGCAGACATTGTGGGCAGACAGAACAGAAGACAGAGAAACTGCCAAGGATATACACAGCCGATCCATATACAACGTCGGAGTCAACCTTGGATCAAGACTCAGCAGAACTTATAATACCGATTTTTCAGGTGCGAGAGATCTTCTTCATAATATAGAACCAAGCATTGGTTTTTCCTATATACCAGACAAAAACCAGGAGGTTCTTCCTGATTTTGATGGAAGGGATATTATTAAAAAAAGCAAAAATATTACCTGGTCTCTGACAAACACACTAATAGGAGCTGATAAAGACATAGCAGAGGAAGGGATCACAAGATTCAACCGCATGTGCAGGCTTTATTTTGAACAGAGCTATGATATAAATAAAGCTGAGGAAAAAAATCAGCAGCCTTTCACTCCCCTGCTTACAGAGCTGAGCATAACACCATATCCAAATCTCCTTCTTGAGGCAGATTCGGAATGGTCTGTTTATGATTATGACTTTGTTTCCCACAACATAAAAATGATAATCAAATCAGATTCGGGCCATGCCGCCTTACTTGAATACAGAAATACAGATAAAGATAATGATGAATCAAAAACAGGAATTGAGTCCTTCAAATCCGGACTTGAACTTGCTATGACATCACAAATCAAGGCTTACGGACTCTTCGAAAAAGACATACTTAATGGTAAAACGATTGAAACTGTTACAGGGCTGAGATATTCAAAACAATGCTGGGCTACGGACATCAATTACGCTGACAAAGAAAACGAGGAAAGAATCACATTGTTATTCAGTCTTTCAGGTCTCGGCGATTTTGGAGTTGCGGCGCCTCAATTATGA